One Anas platyrhynchos isolate ZD024472 breed Pekin duck chromosome 2, IASCAAS_PekinDuck_T2T, whole genome shotgun sequence DNA segment encodes these proteins:
- the ZNF804B gene encoding zinc finger protein 804B: MSSRPVAKCLPLLLPLQDYAEKEKAAAKALEDVKANFYCELCDKQYHKHQEFDNHINSYDHAHKQRLKDLKQREFARNVASKSWKDEKKQEKALKRLHQLAELRKQSECITGSGPMLKAPRLVMEKQQSPDGVFLYKGGTVTAGPQSTTASEGQGFSSSILEKQQLIISRHHSPTERRHVLRNQVSHVFPDSTNASQRAGVSFSFSKKAPLKLESSASVFSENSEEGNDCSESPNHKTKQALEGCRSGTFLEEDIKTGLEKGPSIPQDQMDNSAPSHGAVKLKMLKENDKSSDREIEEKVGVHPSFSKIKIQLSNLDFSGSLRETDQESKLNESEQLLETLISPSRQANSFCIQPNTSKHSNAQLSDQLPELPQQQPVPELTFSSNVNDSPGVVKREKSLEVSETTNGNTELHSRETVVKEAKPQELPFLHVVSKDGSTALQWPTELLLFTKTEPCISYGCNPLYFDFRLSLNHRDGKQHETNKEGCKEYSINKTADENEASGLIKHKQMSNEQDNQLLKPKKMKGSLNPRKAKQKAESDIGKEINKNGQKYISDYLNENIPKVPAYLDVSEKDYMTEKGLHTTPQKRSLKHHFHSCERKKQSIRNESISFSAFMSRIKKTKAAKCHLIYSEENHENQNDCRSIQDVASCSSDISDSGKDSSGSFLSYKSGSNSRYSENEESGSFTRCWRFPSPQKSSSDRHSSYSDTSVSSTSTYMSSSSSPTSNNHSRNHLFFCCKRKSKTAERHKCKHRKHNCIFTSDDAYDNYLCHVRSHRSRNCTQRGTIKYQRCSRHKVLHRRDRSKHSKCRHQHFGRVHSRSRSYNGSKSSSTTESRSSESSSSSRISRGSSAGFFPKETDNCENKTKEDAERDSNTKRGNDGTTHYEFLNVNSQTKNFDTRSSETLEKDICGKRKSLTAKLLLERVQSKKTQEQMRDSERFSNICGMELKDLSRSHFAVQFSSSVGDTAMLPLPEKLLSTGKNDIGQNESPLECSVKRNKSEASEITNVACSTGTDYDHCLFKDIIQIGTGYQSPSVKRSTAIKEKSNLFINEVQPFIQSCDPVPNDFPGAFSSKRYSVVANSTETKEELHDVNMDSNQAEGSSDSLCDNAMQNYNDTVNELEVYTKSISPPFTQQPITFSPEEVDKYRLLQLQAQQHMQKQLLSKHLKVLPAPGPAAFSATPAVPTIPVQQHATVTTIHHTLLQRFAVSASVHPHGGHLSLAHLHPLSQAHFTPISLSPLAPALIPAHPALLAGHPLHLVSTTPTHPSPLNFPILPHAAYIPALFTPHMNAATPPAIHPNPIVHPLFQGQDPHHHSCSSQTQQLPTIKEIFGVSSYLN, translated from the coding sequence caTCACTGGAAGTGGACCAATGCTTAAAGCCCCCAGATTAGTCatggaaaagcagcagtcaCCAGATGGAGTCTTCCTATACAAGGGTGGCACAGTCACAGCTGGTCCTCAAAGCACCACTGCAAGTGAAGGACAAGGTTTCTCCAGCAGTATACTAGAGAAACAGCAGCTTATCATAAGCAGGCACCATTCACCTACTGAAAGGCGCCATGTGCTTCGAAATCAAGTCTCACATGTGTTCCCAGATAGCACCAATGCTTCTCAAAGAGCAGGGgtgtctttttcattttctaaaaaagCCCCTTTGAAGCTTGAGTCCTCAGCATCAGTCTTTAGTGAGAACTCTGAAGAAGGAAATGATTGTAGTGAATCTCCCAAccataaaacaaagcaagctcTTGAGGGCTGTCGTTCTGGCACATTTTTGGAAGAGGATATAAAAACAGGCCTGGAGAAAGGGCCATCTATTCCACAAGACCAAATGGATAACAGTGCACCAAGTCATGGAGCTGTGAAACTTAAAatgctaaaagaaaatgataaaagtaGCGAtagagaaatagaagaaaaggtCGGTGTTCATCCTTCATTTTCCAAAATCAAAATACAGCTTTCAAATTTGGATTTTTCAGGTTCACTTAGAGAAACAGATCAAGAGAGTAAACTGAATGAGTCTGAGCAATTGTTGGAAACTCTCATTTCACCTTCACGCCAAGCTAACAGTTTTTGTATACAGCCAAACACCTCCAAGCACAGCAATGCCCAACTGTCTGACCAGTTACCTGAGCTCCCACAACAGCAGCCAGTGCCTGAGCTGACATTTTCAAGCAACGTTAATGACAGTCCTGGGGTggtaaagagagaaaaatctttggAGGTTTCAGAAACCACAAATGGAAATACAGAATTGCATTCTAGAGAGACTGTGGTTAAAGAGGCTAAGCCCCAGGAATTGCCTTTTCTCCACGTAGTGAGCAAAGAtggcagcactgctctgcagtggCCCACAGAATTACTTTTGTTTACAAAAACTGAGCCCTGTATTTCATACGGCTGTAATCCATTGTATTTTGACTTCAGACTCTCTTTAAATCACAGAGATGGTAAACAGcatgaaacaaacaaagaaggcTGTAAAGAGTACTCTATAAATAAGACTGCAGATGAAAATGAAGCCTCAGGTTTAATAAAACATAAGCAAATGTCAAATGAACAAGATAATCAGTTGTTGAAACCAAAGAAGATGAAAGGTTCCCTAAATCCAAGAAAGGCCAAGCAAAAAGCTGAGTCAGACAtagggaaagaaataaacaaaaatggtCAAAAGTATATTTCAGATTATTTGAATGAAAATATACCCAAAGTGCCTGCTTACCTTGATGTCTCGGAAAAGGATTATATGACAGAAAAAGGTCTTCATACAACACCACAGAAAAGATCTTTAAAGCATCATTTCCatagctgtgaaagaaaaaaacagagcattagaaatgaaagcatttccttttctgcttttatgtCTAGGATTAAAAAGACTAAAGCTGcaaaatgtcatttaatttattctgaagaaaatCACGAAAACCAAAATGACTGCAGATCCATTCAAGATGTGGCCAGCTGCAGCAGTGACATAAGTGACAGTGGAAAAGATTCTAGTGGAAGTTTCCTTAGTTATAAATCTGGTTCGAACAGCAGGtattcagaaaatgaagaaagtggAAGTTTTACAAGATGCTGGAGATTTCCATCTCCTCAAAAGTCCTCCTCTGACAGACATTCCAGCTATTCTGACACTTCGGTTAGCAGTACAAGTACTTATATGAGCAGTTCCTCTAGTCCCACATCAAATAATCACAGcagaaatcatttgtttttttgttgcaaaaggaaaagcaagacaGCTGAAAGGCACAAATGTAAACACAGAAAGCACAACTGTATTTTTACTTCTGATGATGCATATGATAATTATCTTTGCCATGTTAGAAGTCACAGAAGTAGAAATTGCACACAGAGGGGCACAATTAAATATCAAAGATGTTCAAGACATAAAGTTTTACACCGCAGAGATAGATCTAAACACAGCAAATGTAGACACCAGCATTTTGGCAGAGTGCACAGTAGAAGTAGAAGCTACAATGGCTCCAAAAGTTCTTCCACCACAGAATCAAGAAGCAGCGAGAGCTCATCTAGCAGCAGAATATCAAGAGGTAGTAGCGCAGGGTTCTTCCCAAAAGAGACTGATAACTGtgagaataaaacaaaagaggACGCAGAAAGAGATTCTAACACGAAAAGAGGAAATGATGGAACTACACATTATGAATTTCTGAATGTAAACAGCCAGACAAAAAACTTTGATACCCGCTCTTCTGAAACCTTGGAAAAAGACAtatgtggaaaaagaaagtcaCTGACAGCCAAGTTATTGTTGGAAAGAGTGCAGTCCAAGAAAACCCAAGAACAAATGCGTGATTCAGAGAGATTTTCAAACATTTGTGGTATGGAATTAAAGGATCTTTCACGAAGTCACTTTGCAGTTCAGTTTTCATCATCGGTAGGTGACACGGCAATGTTACCTTTGCCAGAGAAACTGCTAAGCACAGGTAAAAATGACATAGGTCAAAATGAAAGTCCATTGGAATGCAgtgtgaaaagaaacaaatctgaAGCTTCAGAGATAACCAATGTTGCTTGTTCAACGGGGACTGATTATGATCATTGTCTTTTTAAAGACATCATTCAAATAGGAACAGGCTATCAGAGCCCGAGCGTAAAAAGGAGCACAGCAATAAAGGAAAAATCCAATCTCTTCATTAATGAAGTTCAACCCTTTATACAAAGCTGTGACCCAGTACCAAATGATTTCCCTGGTGCTTTTTCCTCTAAAAGATATTCTGTTGTTGCTAATTCAACAGAGACCAAAGAAGAACTACATGATGTAAACATGGACTCTAACCAGGCAGAAGGCAGTTCAGACTCTCTTTGTGATAATGCTATGCAGAACTACAATGACACAGTAAATGAACTGGAAGTGTACACTAAATCCATCTCCCCTCCTTTCACACAGCAGCCTATAACATTCTCACCAGAAGAAGTAGACAAATACAGGTTGCTGCAGCTGCAAGCCCAGCAGCATATGCAGAAACAACTTCTGTCAAAACACCTGAAAGTTTTGCCTGCCCCAGGACCAGCTGCCTTCTCTGCAACACCAGCAGTTCCCACCATCCCTGTTCAGCAGCATGCTACTGTCACCACCATCCACCATACACTGTTGCAACGCTTTGCTGTTTCAGCATCTGTACATCCCCATGGTGGCCATCTCTCCCTGGCACACCTCCATCCCCTCTCTCAGGCACATTTCACCCCTATATCACTTTCTCCGTTAGCACCAGCCCTCATTCCTGCccaccctgctctgctggcaggacacCCGTTGCACTTGGTCTCCACCACCCCTACCCACCCTTCCCCACTGAACTTCCCCATACTGCCACATGCTGCTTACATCCCAGCCTTATTTACACCACACATGAATGCAGCCACACCTCCTGCTATACACCCAAATCCCATTGTTCATCCGTTATTCCAAGGTCAAGATCCCCATCATCATTCTTGCTCTAGCCAGACCCAACAGTTACCTACAATAAAAGAAATTTTTGGTGTTTCTAGTTATTTAAACTAG